In one window of Desulfovibrio sp. DNA:
- a CDS encoding outer membrane protein, with the protein MKRFIVALALALTLALPGLAAAEGTGMYLAPKFLMSIQSTGQMERSSGLAGSGVDDYSQFTMGGALALGYDFWPQQMLPIRAEIEFALRGNSEKSWSDSGKNVRDIKGVWNNSTLFANVFWDFHNDSAFTPYVGGGLGMAFNYTGYTLRGNDGSKFEADDRFTNFAWNAGAGVAYNINENFTVDASYRFVSLGYNEVSSNVGGVKYEIGNRPYNNEFLLGLRYGF; encoded by the coding sequence ATGAAACGTTTTATAGTTGCTTTGGCACTTGCCCTTACGTTGGCATTGCCCGGCTTGGCCGCTGCCGAAGGCACCGGCATGTACCTGGCCCCCAAATTTCTTATGAGCATCCAGAGCACCGGGCAGATGGAACGCAGCAGCGGTCTGGCCGGCAGTGGTGTGGACGATTACAGCCAGTTTACCATGGGTGGCGCTCTGGCCCTTGGGTACGATTTCTGGCCCCAACAGATGCTGCCAATCCGTGCTGAAATCGAATTTGCTCTGCGCGGCAACAGCGAAAAAAGCTGGAGCGATTCCGGCAAGAACGTGCGCGACATCAAGGGCGTGTGGAACAACTCCACCCTGTTCGCCAACGTGTTCTGGGACTTCCATAACGACAGCGCCTTCACCCCCTACGTGGGCGGTGGTCTTGGCATGGCGTTCAACTACACCGGCTACACCCTCAGGGGCAATGACGGCAGCAAGTTTGAAGCTGATGACCGCTTCACCAACTTCGCCTGGAACGCAGGCGCCGGTGTTGCTTACAACATCAATGAAAACTTCACCGTTGACGCTTCTTACCGCTTCGTGAGCCTTGGCTACAACGAAGTGAGCTCCAATGTTGGCGGCGTCAAGTACGAAATTGGCAACCGCCCCTACAACAATGAATTCCTGCTTGGCCTGCGCTACGGCTTCTAA
- a CDS encoding DnaA ATPase domain-containing protein, with translation MLKSGLFKVWIAPLHASVDEKGLHLVAPNAYVASRLESMMLTTLKEAAAPVLGLEPGQVSVCITAAGQEDEAPAQESKAPAEEPQVAPATPKVTSEPSAQAAPILQQASLPLAAPVIFRSTQNWRYSFADFVVGPTNNMAVAAAQDVSRRHGCVRTLFVNSASGLGKTHLAQAVGRAINEEGGNARVGYLTAEEFASRFVTALRAQDIEGFKARFRELDVLLMEDVHFFQGKEKMQDMALAVVKNLQAKGGRAIFTSSFSPRELQRVDSQLVSHFCSGILTDMGRPTKDMRCDILGQKARSFQVLLPDSVCELLASRLNGDVRQMESCLNSLIFKARLLNCGLNLDLAMEVLSQYADVACGPDFSTILRLVCESYGLNERQLASKSRRKECVTGRNTAFYLARKHTEMTLEEIGEKFNRRHSTVIKGITSLERELSKQSTEGRRIARAVSLIERNAGLAGARA, from the coding sequence ATGCTTAAATCCGGACTTTTCAAAGTTTGGATTGCTCCTTTGCACGCCAGTGTGGACGAAAAAGGGTTGCACCTTGTGGCCCCCAATGCCTACGTGGCCAGCAGGCTGGAAAGCATGATGCTAACGACCTTGAAAGAGGCCGCCGCTCCTGTATTGGGCCTTGAACCGGGACAGGTCAGCGTGTGCATCACGGCTGCCGGTCAGGAGGACGAAGCGCCTGCTCAGGAGTCCAAGGCGCCTGCTGAAGAACCGCAGGTTGCACCGGCGACGCCCAAGGTTACGTCTGAGCCATCTGCGCAGGCTGCGCCAATCTTGCAGCAGGCATCACTTCCCCTTGCGGCGCCCGTGATATTTCGCAGCACGCAGAACTGGCGCTATTCCTTTGCGGATTTTGTCGTTGGCCCCACCAATAACATGGCCGTTGCCGCCGCGCAGGACGTCAGCCGCAGGCATGGTTGTGTTCGTACCCTGTTTGTAAATTCCGCATCTGGTCTTGGCAAGACACACCTTGCCCAGGCCGTGGGCCGCGCCATCAACGAAGAGGGCGGCAATGCGCGCGTGGGCTACCTCACTGCCGAGGAATTTGCCTCGCGCTTTGTGACCGCGCTGCGCGCTCAGGACATTGAAGGCTTTAAAGCCCGTTTTCGCGAGCTTGATGTGCTGCTTATGGAGGACGTGCACTTTTTCCAGGGTAAGGAAAAAATGCAGGACATGGCCCTGGCTGTGGTAAAAAACCTTCAGGCCAAGGGCGGGCGCGCCATATTCACATCGTCCTTTTCGCCGCGTGAATTGCAGCGTGTGGACAGCCAGCTTGTATCGCATTTCTGTTCGGGCATTTTGACCGACATGGGCCGTCCCACCAAGGACATGCGCTGCGACATCCTAGGGCAGAAAGCCAGAAGTTTTCAGGTGCTTTTGCCGGATTCGGTTTGTGAGCTGCTCGCCAGCCGCCTTAATGGCGATGTGCGCCAGATGGAGTCCTGCCTCAACAGCCTTATTTTCAAGGCGCGTCTGCTCAATTGCGGCCTGAATCTCGATCTGGCCATGGAAGTGCTGAGCCAGTATGCGGACGTCGCTTGCGGCCCGGATTTTTCCACCATTTTGCGTCTTGTTTGTGAAAGCTACGGCCTTAACGAGCGCCAGCTGGCCTCCAAGTCGCGCCGCAAGGAATGCGTCACAGGCCGTAATACAGCTTTTTATCTGGCCCGCAAGCATACGGAAATGACCCTGGAAGAGATTGGCGAAAAATTCAATCGCCGTCATTCCACTGTGATCAAGGGCATTACGTCTCTGGAACGTGAGCTTTCCAAGCAGTCTACCGAAGGGCGGCGTATTGCCCGCGCGGTTTCGTTGATCGAGCGCAATGCCGGTCTTGCTGGCGCTCGCGCCTAG
- the hybD gene encoding HyaD/HybD family hydrogenase maturation endopeptidase, translating into MEAVVIIGLGNILYGDEGYGVRLAQNLYSHWDFPDHVDIVDGGTQGQTLLTHVERADKLLVLDAVDFGLEPGQMVLRDQVPAYLTAQKIGPHQNSFSEVLGLATLRGNMPDHCALIGAQPAAMTLGAPLSPAVAQCLNKGEDMALDILRRWGVEPVPRLEPRRLSASALDALLVE; encoded by the coding sequence ATGGAAGCGGTAGTAATCATCGGACTGGGCAATATTCTCTACGGCGACGAAGGCTATGGCGTCAGGCTGGCGCAAAATCTCTATTCTCACTGGGACTTTCCCGACCATGTGGACATTGTTGATGGCGGCACCCAGGGACAGACCCTGCTGACCCACGTTGAACGCGCGGACAAGCTGCTTGTGCTGGATGCTGTGGATTTTGGCCTGGAACCGGGGCAGATGGTCTTGCGGGATCAGGTGCCCGCCTACCTCACAGCCCAAAAGATCGGCCCGCACCAGAACAGCTTTTCTGAAGTTCTCGGCCTTGCCACGCTGCGCGGCAACATGCCCGACCACTGCGCCCTTATCGGGGCGCAGCCTGCGGCCATGACCCTGGGCGCGCCCCTTTCGCCCGCTGTGGCCCAATGCCTGAACAAAGGGGAAGACATGGCGCTGGACATCCTGCGGCGCTGGGGCGTTGAGCCCGTCCCACGGCTTGAGCCGCGCCGCCTGTCGGCCTCCGCGCTGGACGCACTGCTGGTAGAATAA
- the cybH gene encoding Ni/Fe-hydrogenase, b-type cytochrome subunit, whose amino-acid sequence MSEIKENPPEMPLGKSIYVYQLPIRIWHWVMVICVCVLIVTGYIIGKPWLSVAGTSAYDTFYMGYTRMAHFIAGFVLIISTVLRYIYGLFGNRYSRELIILPVWRKTWWNELWHDIRWYLFLDKEPRAYIGHNPLAQAGMAVGMVFMLVIMLTGLGMYAESSHQAFFRPFLFVLDFAYWIGGNDQELRSLHRLGMLLLVTFVTVHIYMVIREEIMGKTTLVSGMFSGYRERRKP is encoded by the coding sequence ATGAGCGAGATAAAAGAAAATCCGCCTGAAATGCCTTTGGGCAAGAGCATATACGTGTACCAGTTGCCCATCCGCATCTGGCACTGGGTCATGGTCATCTGTGTGTGCGTGCTCATTGTCACGGGGTACATCATAGGCAAGCCCTGGCTTTCTGTGGCAGGCACCTCAGCCTACGACACCTTTTACATGGGCTATACCCGCATGGCGCACTTCATCGCGGGCTTTGTGCTCATTATATCCACTGTGCTGCGCTACATTTACGGCCTTTTCGGCAACCGCTACTCGCGCGAGCTGATCATCCTGCCGGTCTGGCGCAAAACCTGGTGGAACGAACTGTGGCACGACATCCGCTGGTACCTTTTTCTGGACAAGGAACCACGCGCCTATATCGGGCATAATCCCCTTGCCCAGGCCGGAATGGCCGTGGGCATGGTCTTCATGCTCGTCATCATGCTTACGGGCCTTGGCATGTACGCTGAAAGCAGCCATCAGGCCTTTTTCAGGCCCTTTCTCTTTGTGCTGGACTTCGCCTACTGGATCGGCGGCAATGACCAGGAGCTGCGCAGCCTGCACCGCCTTGGCATGCTGCTGCTGGTCACCTTTGTGACTGTGCATATCTACATGGTCATACGCGAAGAAATCATGGGCAAGACCACCCTGGTTTCCGGCATGTTCAGCGGCTACAGGGAGCGGCGCAAGCCTTAA
- a CDS encoding nickel-dependent hydrogenase large subunit — MSYEYNTQGYTVVDAGRRLVVDPVTRIEGHLRCEVNINDDNVITNAVSCGTIFRGIEIILKGRDPRDAWAFTERICGVCTGTHALSSVQAVENALGIDIPDNANIIRNLMQLCLMYHDHLVHLYHLTGLDWVDVVSASTADPKATSELAQKLSPWPNSSPGYFKSVKDKLLKLINSNQLGIFTNGYWGHPAYKLPPEANLMVVAHYIEALDFQKDVVHIHTIFGGKNPHPNWLVGGVPCSLNIDGVGAADVINQERLDFILQVIERCRTFAQQVVIPDTLALASFYGDWLNIGGGLSKLSVLAYGAIPSIANDFSDKSLLLPSGAIINGKFDQVLPVNLTNPEEIQETVNHSWYKTYPAGKTGLHPWDGITEPHYNPGPNIKGTPTDLKQVDERDRYSWLKTPLWRGHQMEVGPLARMLIGYARKNDEIKGLVDDFLGRAGGVPVTVLQSTLGRIAARSLELAWSAEKMRYFYDRLIANLKNGIRTTANTAKWNPETWPTTELRGVGFTEAPRGALGHWVKIKNRKIENYQCVVPTTWNGAPRSPDGQLSAYEASLMNTHMDIPEQPLEILRTLHSFDPCLACSTHIIGPDGKDLLTVRMDRGM, encoded by the coding sequence ATGTCCTACGAATACAATACGCAAGGATATACTGTTGTTGACGCAGGCCGCCGCCTCGTTGTGGATCCTGTGACCCGCATCGAGGGGCATTTGCGCTGCGAGGTGAACATCAATGACGACAACGTCATCACCAATGCCGTTTCCTGCGGCACCATCTTTCGCGGCATAGAAATAATCCTCAAAGGCCGCGACCCGCGCGACGCCTGGGCCTTTACCGAGCGCATCTGCGGCGTGTGCACGGGCACCCATGCCCTGTCTTCCGTACAGGCCGTTGAAAATGCCCTCGGCATTGACATCCCGGACAACGCCAATATCATCCGCAACCTTATGCAGCTCTGCCTCATGTACCATGACCACCTGGTGCATCTGTACCATCTGACGGGTCTTGACTGGGTGGACGTGGTTTCGGCCTCCACCGCCGATCCCAAGGCCACCTCGGAGCTGGCGCAAAAACTGTCGCCCTGGCCCAACTCTTCGCCGGGCTACTTCAAATCCGTCAAGGACAAGCTGCTCAAGCTCATCAATTCCAACCAGCTTGGCATCTTTACCAACGGCTACTGGGGCCACCCTGCCTACAAGCTCCCGCCCGAAGCCAACCTGATGGTTGTAGCCCACTATATTGAAGCTCTGGATTTCCAGAAGGACGTGGTGCACATCCACACCATCTTTGGGGGCAAAAACCCGCATCCCAACTGGCTGGTGGGCGGCGTGCCCTGCTCGCTCAACATTGACGGCGTGGGCGCTGCCGACGTCATCAACCAGGAACGTCTGGATTTCATCCTTCAGGTCATCGAGCGCTGCCGCACCTTTGCCCAGCAGGTGGTGATTCCCGACACCCTGGCCCTGGCCAGCTTCTATGGCGACTGGCTCAATATCGGCGGCGGGCTGTCCAAGCTCTCGGTGCTGGCCTACGGCGCTATTCCAAGCATTGCCAATGATTTCAGTGACAAAAGTCTGCTTCTGCCCTCAGGGGCCATCATCAACGGCAAATTCGATCAGGTTCTGCCCGTTAACCTCACCAATCCTGAAGAAATTCAGGAAACGGTCAACCACTCCTGGTACAAGACCTATCCTGCGGGCAAGACCGGCCTGCACCCCTGGGACGGCATCACCGAGCCGCACTACAACCCCGGCCCCAATATCAAGGGCACGCCCACTGACCTCAAGCAGGTGGACGAAAGAGACCGCTACTCCTGGCTCAAGACGCCCCTGTGGCGCGGACACCAGATGGAGGTCGGCCCTCTGGCCCGCATGCTCATCGGCTATGCCCGCAAGAATGACGAAATCAAGGGCCTGGTTGACGATTTTCTGGGCCGTGCGGGCGGCGTGCCCGTCACCGTGCTGCAGTCCACCCTGGGCCGCATTGCCGCCCGCTCTCTGGAACTGGCATGGTCCGCAGAAAAAATGCGCTATTTCTATGACAGGCTTATTGCCAACCTCAAGAACGGCATACGCACCACGGCCAATACCGCCAAGTGGAATCCAGAAACCTGGCCCACCACGGAACTGCGGGGCGTGGGCTTTACCGAAGCTCCGCGCGGCGCGCTTGGGCACTGGGTCAAGATCAAGAACAGAAAGATTGAAAACTACCAGTGCGTGGTGCCCACCACCTGGAACGGCGCGCCCCGCAGCCCCGACGGCCAGTTGAGCGCCTACGAGGCCTCGCTTATGAACACGCATATGGATATTCCGGAGCAGCCTCTGGAAATCCTGCGCACGCTCCACAGTTTTGACCCGTGCCTGGCCTGCTCGACTCACATCATCGGGCCTGACGGCAAAGACCTGCTCACCGTGCGCATGGATCGGGGCATGTAG